ATTGTTTGAGGTTTTTTCGCAAGCTCAATCTCTTGAGGCAGTAAAAATCGCTCAAGTCCTTTTTGACCATATTTTTCTATCATTTTTTCTATTCGTTCTATCTGGACGATATCTATACCTATCATGAAAGCCTTTTTTTGATAAAATTATAACAACTATCCTTGAAGGATCCTAATGGAGCAGGTTTTTTTCTATCTTGGTTATCCGTTCGTTCAGTTTTTTAGAATGCTTGAGAAATTTGGCACTTTTATACTTTTTCAGATAAAGATATTGCCGCTCTTTTTCAAGCCGCCCTATAGAGTCAAAGAGACATTGCAGCAGATGGACATTATTGGTGTAGGTTCCCTTTTTGTCATTGCTTTGACAGCGATTTTTACTGGACTTGTTGAAGCGATTCAACTCTATCATGGATTTCATAAATTTAGTGCTGAGGAGTTTATGGGATATACCATATTTGTCTCTATTTCCAAAGAACTTGGGCCGGTGTTTGGGGCTTTGATGCTGGTGTCACGCGCGGTGAGTGCCATGACGGCCGAACTAGGAACGATGCGGGTAACAGAGCAGATCGATGCTATCGATACGTTGGCGGTGGATAGTAAAAAATATCTTATTGTTCCCAGGGTGATAGCCACGACATTGTCTACACCTATTTTGGTAATCGTTTTTGTTTTCTTGGGAAATATTGCAGCTTATCTGATCTCTGTATACGCTCTTGGCGTCAATCCTACATCGTATAAAAACACTATCACTACGTATCTGGAATTTAGCGATATTGGTACAGGAATCATCAAAGCTTTTGTTTTTGGATACCTTATCAGTATCATTGGAACGTATATCGGATATTTTACGAGAGGTGGCGCAAGAGGAGTAGGCCTTTCGACAACAAAATCCGTTGTCTATGCGGCGATGACCGTTTTTGTAGCCAACTATTTTCTCTCTACGCTCTTTTTATACCTGGACTGGTAATCAGTCGCAGGTAATATCAAGCTCTTTTATAAGATCTTCAAAAAATGGTCCGGCTTTTTTGTCGTAATCGTCATGAAATTCGATCACATATTCTCCATTCTCTATATCTTTTGGTTCTACGGTAATTTGCGGAGAAATTCTGTATTTCGCTATGAGGTCATTAACAAGATTGCATATTTTCTTTTTCTCTTCCAAAGAATCATAATCAATCTCCAATCTCGCATACCGCTCTTCCATAGCCATATGTGCTTTTGAGTTTTTTTTCATTGTCGCTCCTTACATCCAGTCTATAATCTGTTCAACGCTACGTACCGCATATGTCTTGATCGCTATGCTTTGCAATGGTTTTGAAGGGACTACCGCCTTTGTAAAACCTTGACTTGCGGCTTCCTTGAGACGATTATCCAGCATCATTATATCTTTTATTTCTCCAGTCAGTCCAACTTCTCCCAAAAAAATGGTCTCCTCACTGAGTGGTCTATTGCGAAAACTACTTAAAATGGCAGCGACAATTGCCAAATCTGCAGCGGTTTCTGCAATTTTGATGCCTCCTGCGATATTGACAAAAACATCGTATTGATTGAATGGTAAATCGAGTTTTTTTTCAAGCAGTGCCAAAAGCATCGTGAGTCTGCTTGCGTCGTATCCTGTTGTGCTTCTTTTTGGAGTTGGATAACCCGTTTCTGCCACAAGAGCCTGAACTTCCAAAATAATGGGTCTGCTTCCTTCCATTACCACAGTGGCTGCCGATCCGATCTGAGAGGATCCTCTTTGAAAAAAACGTTTGGAGATATTTTTTGCACTCATGAGTCCTTTTTGCGTCATTTCGAAAATACCGACTTCGCTGATGCTGCCAAATCTGTTTTTAAAGCCTCTGAGCATTCGTATCTCTTTTGAACTGTCCCCTTCAAAATAGAGTACCGTATCTACCATATGTTCAAGGACCCTGGGACCAGCGATAGATCCCTCTTTGGTGATATGTCCGATGATAAAAACAGGGAGTTTCATCGATTTCGCAATCCTCATCAGCTCAAATGTCACTGCTTTGACCTGGCTGACTGTTCCAGGAGCTGTCGTAATCTCTTCAGAATAGATCGTTTGAATTGAGTCGATAACAAGAAGATCATAGCTATCTGTGTGAAGATGCGACACTATATTTTCCAAAATGAGTTCATTCAATAAAAAGAGATTGGGATGGTTCGCTTCAATCCTATCGGCTCGCATTTTTATCTGACTTGCGGACTCTTCAGCACTGACGTACAAAACTTTTTTCCCGCTTTTTGCAAGATTGGCACAGGTTTTAAGCAAAAGTGTCGATTTGCCTACTCCGGGACTTCCACCTACCAAAACAAGGGAACCTTCGACCAAGCCTCCGCCTAATACAAGGTCAAGTTCTTCGCTACCGGTTGATATCCGATGAATTTTCTCTTTTTCTATTTCTGTAATAGGTTTTGGTTGCGATAAAGAGCTTTTTTGCGCTTTTTTTTGGATTTTTTGATCTTTATGGCTGATTTCTATGAAGGATTCCCATGCGCCGCAATTGACGCATTTTCCCATCCATTTGGCACTCTGATATCCACAATGTTGGCATTCATAAATACTCTTTTTTGCCATTACAGCTCCCAACGATTTTTAAGAAGCAAAAGCAATTTTTCACTAAAAAACGTATCGAACATATAACGCCAAACCCAAATTGCGAGTATCATAAGCAAAATATAGGTAAAAATGATCCATTTATGTTCACGAAAGTCGATTTTTTCATCTTTGAATCTGCCAATTAACACAGAAACAAAAAGGAATATAATAATTCCTGCTCCTGCATAGAAGACTATTTCTAGATTAGACAAATATTGCATCGAGTATCGTATCCACATATTCATTTGGATCAAATGGAGTCAAATCTTCCATTTTTTCGCCCGTGCCTACATATAGAATCGGTAAAGCCATCTCATGAGATATGCTCAACAGCGCTCCTCCTTTGGCCGTACCGTCAAGTTTAGTGACGATAATGCCGTCTACCCCTACCATTTCGTGAAACGCTTTTGCCTGGTTGATAGCAGAATTGCCCTGAGTCCCGTCAAGAATCAATAATTTTCTATGGGGAGCACCTTCCATTGCTTTCGAGCAAACACGTACAATTTTTTTCAACTCTTCGGCCAGATTTGATTGTGTGTGCAATCTTCCAGCAGTATCTATAAGTACGTGATCGATTCCTTTCGATTTTGCTTTTTGAATCGTATCGAATGCAACTGCTGAGGGGTCATGACCCTGCTTTGTAGCGACAATGGGGACATCAAGTTTATGAGCCCATTTTGTCAATTGTTCAATGGCTGCTGCCCTGAACGTATCGGCTGCCCCCAAAATGACGCTTTTTCCTTCTTGTTTGTATCGGTATGCGAGCTTCGCGATGGTCGTTGTTTTTCCGGCACCATTGACACCCAAAATCAGTTCAACAAAAGGTTTGACGTTTGCTTCTTTTACAGGAGCTGGTTTGAATAGAAAAAGAAGTTCATTTTTGAGTGCAACTCTATTGACTTTGTTCGGCAAAGAGTTGACAATCTTTTCAACAAGATCATACTCCACATCCGCTTCGATCAAGATCTCTTCAATCTCTTCAGGAGTGGCATATTTTTTCTTGGGCGTGTGCTCTTCTATATTTTCAACTGTTTTTTTCAGCGCTTTTTTGATAAAACCAAACATCTTTATTCTCCTAAAGCCTTTTTGATATCACTATGAAAGATCTCATACGGAACAGCTCCGATATAGTGCATATAATATTTGCCATCTTGTAAAATTAATGTCAAGGGTATTGGCATATTGGCTCCTGCTTGAAGCATTGCATACACTTTTTGGGCGAATTGCAGATTGTGATCAACAGAGCGTGAGACAAAATAGTCCATGTGATTTTCTTGTATAAACTCTTCCAGATTTTTCTTATCTAAAGGTAGAGCTATGATATCGATTCTATTTTGAAAAGTTTTATACAGTTCATTGAGTTCAGGAATTTCAGCTTTGCATGAAGGGCACCATGTGGCAAAAAAGACAAATATCTCAATATTTTTTCCATTGGGAATGATAAATTTGTCATCAACAATTTTGACAACTCTTTTATGATTGCTTGTATCATAAAATGTATAAACAGGTGGTGTCTCTTTTATAACCGGTTTTTCAACTTCTTTTGAAACCTTTTTTTGTTTCTCTTCTTTCTTTGTACATCCTGTTAAAAAGAGCAGTATTATCAAAAGAGGGAGAAAAAATTTTTGCATCCTCATCCTTTTTTTGTAAAATCGGATTACATTATATTCAATGAAGGCTTAAAATGAGTTCACCTAAAGAGCGTTTTCGAAACAGATGCAAAGAGAAACTTTTACAAAAACCGGTTTCAAGAAAGCTACACAAGATGCTTCAAGCAAACCTTCAATTTATTCTTGATGCACTCAATCCAAACAATATGCTCGTTTTTATGCCAATGGCTCATGAGCCTGATCTTTTAGGATTTTTCGCTCATCTTAGAAGGAAAAAAAATATATTTGTTCCCTTTATGCAAGGGCAAAGTTTCAAGATGGTAAAATTCAGACTACCTATAAAAAGAGGAAAATTTGGCATAAAAGAGCCGTCCAACTCTTTTTTTGAAACAAAAATTGATATAGTTTTGATTCCCGTCATCGGGGTAGACGGGGATTTTCGTCGAATCGGATTTGGTAAAGGGATGTACGATAGGTTCATGGCTGCTTTGCCATATCAGCCGATTGTGATCTTTGTACAAACAAAAGAGTGTCTGATAAAAGAGAGAATCTGTGATACGTATGATGTACGTGGAGATTTTTTAATTACCCCGAAAAAAATTTATATACGAGGGGATAGTGATGTGGGTAGAGATTTTAGTAGGAAGTTCTGCAGCAATCATAAGCGGCGCTGCAGGATATTTACTGTCGAAAAAAATTGAAAAAGATAAATTAAAAATATATGAAGAACAAGCCAGAGCCAAGGCCAAAGCGATTGAGCATGAAGCTGAAAAGATTTTGCAAAATGCCCAGGTCCAAGTCAAAGAGGCCGAGCTTGAATTAAAAAAAGATTTTGAAAAGAAACTTGAAGAGCTGAAACGTGATTATGATGAGCGATTCAGTGAACTGATGGAAAAAGAGATGTCCTTGAAACAGATGTTCAAGGACGAACTCAAACACATTACCCTTGAAAAGCAGGAGATTAAAGCTGAAAGGGAAGAGGTTAATAGACTTAAAAACGAGTATGAAGAGCTGAAAAAACGGTATGAAGAGAAATATCAAGAAGTTCTAGAGGCGTTGCAACAGCAAGCGGGTCTGACGCTTGAAGAGGCAAAAAATCTCATCTTGCAAAAAGCAGAAGAAGAGAGTCGTCTTGAAATTGCCAATATTGTGAGAAAATATGAAGAAGAGGCAAAAAGAGAAGCAAAACGAAGAGCAAACTACATTATTGCCCAGGCGACGACGAGGTTTGCAGGAGAGTTTGCAGCGGAGCGTCTTATCAATACTGTCAGTATTCCAAGTGAAGATATCAAGGGCCGCATCATCGGAAAAGAGGGACGCAATATCAAGACTTTGGAGATGCTGCTTGGTGTGGACATCATCATAGATGATACGCCTAATGCGATTATTTTGAGCTCTTTCAATCTCTATAGACGGGCTATTGCGACGAAGGTAATCGAACTTTTGGTTGAAGATGGAAGAATTCAGCCTTCAAGAATCGAAGAGATTTATGAAAAGGTGAAAGAGGAGTTTGACCAGCAGCTTCTGGAAGAGGGCGAAAATATCGTGATTGACCTAGGAATTGGACCGATACATCCAGAGATCGTAAAACTGATCGGTCGCCTCAAATTTCGGGCAAGTTATGGGCAAAACGCTTTGGGTCACTCCTTGGAGGTGGCCCATTTAGCCGGTATCATGGCTGCAGAGATGGGTGGTGATGAAGTGATGGCAAAACGTGCAGGGCTTTTGCATGATATCGGCAAGGCCTTAACGCATGAATATAGCGGAAGCCATGTGGATTTGGGTGCCGAAATCTGTAAACGCTACAAAGAACCGGATGTTGTTATCAACGCTATTTATGCTCACCATGGCCACGAAGAGCCAAGAAGCATTGAGGCTGCAGCAGTATGTGCAGCAGATACTCTCAGTGCAGCAAGACCGGGTGCTCGACGGGAAGTACTTGAAGCCTTTTTAAAACGAGTCCAGGCCATTGAAGAGATAGCATTGAGCAAACCAGGAGTCAAAAAAGCGTACGCCATCAATGCAGGACGAGAAGTGAGAGTCATTGTCAATGCAGAGCTTGTCAATGATAACGAGGCGGTTCTTCTTGCCAAGGAGATTGCAAAAGATATCGAATCTGGGGTTCAATATCCCGGAGAGATCAAAGTCAATGTCATCAGAGAAAATAGGGCGATAGAGTACGCCCGATAATCAATCGTTGTGAGGAGAGTCGTCGTAAGGGTCGAGATGGATTGTGATATTCCACTCTGAATCGGGATCGAGCTTCTTAATCTCCTCTTCGATTTTGTCTGAAACCCTATGTGCATCTAAAAGGGAGATGTCAGGCGTAAAAACTACGTGTACATCGACAAAGTTCGTATCTCCACTTCTTCTTGTCCGCAAATAGTGATAGTCGGTTACTTCCGGTTGCTCTGTGATTATCTGTTTGATCTTTTCCACATATTTTTCATCCAACGCTACATCCAAAAGAATAAGCGTCCCCTCTTTAATGAGTTCAAAAGCCTCTTTAATGATATATACGGCTATTGCTATACCAAAAATGCCATCGATCCAGTGCCATCCGGTAAAGTAGATGATGGCCAGTGAGAGTAAAACAGCAGAGTTTGAAAAAAGGTCTGTTTTGTAGTGCAGGGCATCCGATTTGACGACCATGTTTTTTGTTTTTTTATAGACATAATTGAGAAAAAAGACGAGTCCCCCTGTAAGAATAATGGAAATCACCATGACGATTATAGAATCGTCAAGATAGGCTATCTGTTTTCGATGCCAGATATTGTCGACTCCTTTGTAAAAAATAAAGAGCCCCGATATGGTGATGATAGTTCCCTCGATGACAGCGGCAAGTGCCTCTATCTTGCCTAGTCCATAGTTGAATTTTTCCGTTGGTGCTTTTTCCGCTTTTGAAATGGCAAAATAGTTAAACATCGATACTGCGATATCGAGAATCGAATCGATTGCACTTGCTAAAACAGCTGCAGAGCCGCTCAAAATACCTATAATGAGCTTGATACATACCAAAATCGTAGCGACAACACTTGCTACAACAGTTGCTTTTTTCTGCAAAGTCATTGTAATCCTTTACAAAATTTTTAGGATTGTAACGAAAGAAGGCTTAAGAGTCGGTCTATCTGGTTTGTAGTAAAAAGAGATTTTTCTTGTACCGTTTCTGGCTCAAAATTGTCAGAGACAAGTTTGATTATATATACAGGTGTTTTGAACAGTTTTGCCGTCTCGACAATGGCACTTGCTTCCATATCTGCCAATGTTTTTTGCTTGATATGTACAGGTTTGGAAAATGTCGTGCAGCTGGTTTTCGGTAAAATGGGAGGAGTATCGATATGAAACACTTTATCGCTATCGATATCGATCACTTTTTTAATCGCAAAAAGTGAGCCGATACTCTCTCCTGCTGCGTATCCTATGTTACAAACTTCTTCTCTTTTCTGGACAAGAGCATAGGAGAGTGCGGCTGCAGCTTTTATTTTTCCTATACCGCTTATGACTATACGATGCTTTTGGTTTGCATAGATGGAAAAAGGTTTTTTTTCTATTTGCTTCATATCCAATTTTTCTATAATAGGAGCAATTTCTGTATATGTCGCTGCGATAATAAGCATAGCGCCTCTTTCGAAAAATATTTGTTATCATACAAAAAAATGGAGGAAGGTTCTATGGGGATAGAGGAAATCAAGAGTGAACGTGAAAGATGGCTACAATGGAAAAACATAGCACCACTTAGAGAAAAGCTTTGCCAACTTCCTAAAGTAGAGTGCGATGTGGAGCTTGGAGATATCATAAAGATTACTGGAGATATACCACAAAGTATACAAGAACAGATTTTTGAGACGGCATGGGCTATGAGACCATGGAGGAAAGGGCCATTTGAGATTTTTGGCACATATATCGACAGTGAATGGAAAAGCTATATCAAATACAATCTTTTAGAGCCCCATTTTGATCTTGAAGGAAAGGACGTAGCGGATATTGGTTGCAACAATGGCTACTATATGTTTCGTATGCTCACACATCATCCAAAATCTTTAACGGGATTTGATCCCTCTCCACTGTTTCGAACGCAGTTTGATTTCATCAATCATTTTGTCCAAAGCAGTATCGTTTATGAGCTTTTGGGTGTAGAACATCTTCCTTTGTATAGGAAAAAGTTTGATGTCATCTTTTGTCTTGGAGTGCTCTATCATAGAAGCGATCCCATAGCGATGCTCAAATGGCTCAAGCAAGGTTTGAAAGAGTGTGGCGAGATTTTTTTGGATACCTTTTACATCGAAGGAGAGGATCCAGTTGCGCTGTGTCCGGCTAAAACCTACTCAAAAATTCCAAATGTCCATTTCGTTCCAACCATCAAAGCACTGCAAAACTGGTGCGAAAAGGCTGGATTTGAATATTTTGAAATATTGGCAACAAAACCGACTACATTTGAAGAACAAAGAAAAACGGATTGGATTTTGGGTGAGAGTCTGGAAGATTTTTTGGATCCAGCTGATCCTCAACGAACAGTAGAGGGATATCCCGCACCCAAACGGGTTTATATAAAGTTACGGAGAAAAAGATGAAAAAAGGAATACTTCTTGATATTGGAGGTGTACTGTATGAAGGAGAGAGTCCGATAAAGGGAGCTAAAGAGGCTCTTTGTTCACTTCGCAAACACTATACTATACGGTTTGTATCAAACACGAGTCGAGTATCGCCAAAAAATCTATTAAAAAAACTACGTAATATGGGATTTGAGATTTACGAAGAGGAACTTTTTACCGCTTTGAGCGCAGCAAAGCTTTTTCTGAAAAGCCAGAATGCTAAAGCGTATGTGATAGCGACCGATGAAGCGAAAAACTATTTTGATGATTTAGATGGTACGATGCAATATGTTCTCGTATGCGATGCCTATAAAAACTTTACATATGACGCACTGAATGAGGGATTTCGCTATCTTGAATCTGGAGCCGGATTCATAGCAACTAATATGAACAGGTATTTTAAAGATGAAGATGGTTTGAGTCTTGATGCCGGTGGTTTTGTACAATGTTTGGAATATGCGAGCGACAAAAAGGCAAAAATTTTGGGAAAACCAAATTGTGAATTTTTTGCCTTGGCACTTGAAAGTATGGGATTGAAAAAAGATGAGGTAATAATGGTTGGAGACGATATAGAAAGTGACATTTTAGGTGCGAAAGCTTGTTGGATTACTACGGTCATGGTCCAAACAGGAAAATATAAAGAAAAAGACCTGTTGAAAGGACGCCCTGATTTTTTGATAGAATCTATTGCAGATTTACCAAAACTCATGGAGGAGATTTGATGAAGGTATATGGCATAAAAACGTGCGGAAGTGTCAAAAAAGCACTCAAGTTTTTCAATGACAACGGTATCGAATATGAGTTTGTCGATTTTAAAAAGAGTCCGGTAGGATGCGAGAAGATAGATGAATGGATCAAGAAAGTAGGAATTAATACACTGTTCAATACCAGAGGGACCAAATATCGACAATTAAAATTAAAAGAACTAAATTTGGATGATGCAGGAAAGAGAGAGTGGCTTTGTAAAGAGAATCTTTTGATCAAACGACCTGTTATTGAGTTGAATAATGGTGATGTGATTGTTGGATTTGATGAGGAGCTGTATAACAAGGTGTTCCATGGAGCTTAGGACGCATAAAAACATTGATCCGACATTGAGTGGACGTGTGATAGAGCTAAGGCCGGATTACGCAAAGGTTGCGCTTCAAACGTCACAAATAATGGCTGCCGATGAACGAGGGTTAGTACATGGTGGATTTACTTTTAGTGCCGCAGATTTTGCGGCAATGGCGGCAGTCAATGAACCGTATGTGGTACTGAGCAGTGCCGAAGTTCGATTTACTGCGCCTGTGCAGGTAGGTGATAATGTTGTTTTTGAGGCCCAAGTAGTGCAAAAAGAGGGGAAAAAAGCATTCATTGATGTGGTTGGTAGAGTGGAAGACCAAAAGGTCTTCGCAGGAAGTTTCGTTACATTTATTCCGCAGACTCATATTTTAGACAGATAATTATATAGCTCGAAGCCAGTAATCGACAAACCGCTGTTCCGAGCGAACAGATGTGGGATCTCCGTGTCCTGGATAGACCGGTTTATCGTATGGGAGGGTCTTGAATTTTTTAAGACTCTCTTTCATAGCCTCTGGATCAGAGTAGGGGAAATCGACCCTGCCGATACTACCTTTAAAAATAAAGTCCCCACTACACCAAAAATCACCAAAATCGATAACGCTGCATCCTGGCGTATGACCTGGAAAGTGTAAGAATGTAATCTTTTCTCCTGCAATATCAACTGTTTGATCACCTTGTACAAGGATATCTGGTTCGCTTTTTGGCATCTGCATCCCAAACTGATCTTTTTGTAGGAAAAAAGCATCCTTTTCATGGATAATGATAGGGATATTGAGCTTCTCTTTGAGTTCTGCATTGCTCCAAATATGATCGAAATGACCGTGTGTATTGAGTATGGCAACAGGATTTGTAACATTTTCCAAAACCCAAGGTGTGGCTCCTACGCCAGGATCCACGATGAAATCTTTGTCGTTAATTGTTACAATATAGCAATTTGTTTGATATTGACCCATTGGTTGATATTTGATTTGCAAATTTACTCCTTAAGAGGTGATGATGGAATTTTTTCAAACGTTAGAAGCAATTATACAGATATCTGATCCGTACGAGAAGATGGAACAGTTTAAAAGGTTTTATACATTGTTTCAAAATGGCTCAATTCCAATGAATCACGAACAAAAAAGTATTATGTTTCATGAGCCCTCTTTTCGAGGTTTTTGCGAGATTGTTGATCCCCAAAAGGTACCAAGAAGAAGCAGATTCGGAACCGCTGAGGGGCGTGCAATACTTCTGCATGCCATAGCGCATATTGAGTATAGTGCCATTGATCTTGCATTGGATGCAGCCTATAGATTTAAAAATTTGCCAAAGCAGTTTTATAAAGACTGGTTGCAGGTAGCAGATGATGAATGTAGACACTTTTTAATGATAGATTCGCTTTTAAAAGAGCTTGGATACAGGTATGGTGATTTTCCTGTACATCAAGGCTTGTTTGATGCGGGCAAGGCGAGTCAAACCTTAATTGATCGGATGGCTGTTGTCCCAAGATATTTGGAAGCAAATGGACTTGATGCCAATCCCAGAATCATTCAAAAATTAAAAAAATTTCATGACCCTTTTGCTATAAAAATGACACAAGCACTCGATATTATACTTACTGAAGAGATAGCCCATGTGAAAAAGGGAGATTTTTGGTTTCGTTGGGCTTGTGAACAAGCGGGATGTGAAGATATTGAAAAAGAGTATTTTCAAAGAATCGAGAAAATCTACCCCGGAACGCTTCATAGCAAAACGGAGGTGAATATCGAAGCAAGAAAAAAAGCGGGTTTTAGTTGCCGTGAGATAGAGCTATTATCAAAAGAGAGAATAGATTGTGGATAAAAATTATCATTTGTTAAAAATTATCAATATTAATCAAGAGCATTAAATATAAAAGAATAGATTAAGTAGTAATTTAGTATAATTTACTCAATATCCTTAAGGTAGGAGCAAGAAATGAAAAAAATTCCTCTTTTTTCACTGCAAATAGACAGCAAAGAGATAGAGTCGATCAAAGAAGCTCTTGAACAAAAAAATAAGCGAGACGAACTTGAAAAAAGTTTTGCGCAATATATAGGATGCCCACACTCTTTGGCTACATCCAATGAAACGGCCTCGTTGCATCTGGCAATGACGACGATAGATTTAAAACGGGGCGATAAGATTTTGTGTAGTGTCAATTCCTACCCAAATGTTCCCGAAGTAGTTCGCCATTTCGATGCAGAACCGATCTTTGTCGATATCTGTCCAGATGATTTCAATATCGATTTGGATGAGTTGGAAAAGATCCTTAGTAAGAACAAAAGCAAAAAGCTCAAAGGTGCTATCATTTCACATATTGCAGGCCAGCCTACAGATCTTGACAGACTGTATGAAATTGCACGTGAATATAATATCCTCATTATTGAAGATGCTTCCAATGCACTGGGTGCGACATACAACGGAAACAAAATAGGCTCTTTGGAAGCAGATATCACCACATTTAGTTTCAATCCACATAAACGTTTTACGACGAACAATGGCGGAATGATGTGTTTGAAAAATGAAGAGTTGGAAGAAAGAGCAAGACTCTTGCAAAGAAACGCAATGGTTCGCAGTGAATGGGATGAAGAGGGACATCTTGGATATATCTATGATGTCGTTGATATCGGTTTGGAATATGATATGAGTGATTTAGAAGCCGCGTTTAATCTTTCTCAACTGCAAAAAAACGATGCAGCGATAGAGCGAAGACGTCAAATTGCGGCAATCTACCATAAAGAGTTGGCAAATACACCGCATATTGAACTTCCAAAAGAGGTAAGAGACCATATCTATTCGCTTTTTATTATCAAGATAGATAAAAACAGAGACTCTTTTGCAAGAGAACTCTATAAAAGAGGAATAGAAGTAGGCCTTCACTATATTCCCCTTCATCTATTGAGTTACTATAAGCAAAAATATAGTTTGCGCATTAACGATTTTCCAAAAGCGTTGAGAAACTATCAACAAATTCTCTCAATTCCAATACATTCGGGAATGAGTGATGAAGATGTATATTATGTTATAGAACAGATCAAAGAGGTGGCTCAATCAAGGGTATAGTCCATTTTTTCGAGGAGGGATTTTATCGTCCCTCTGCTTGGCACAGAATTATCTCTTTCGCACTTTTTCCATTCAGTATACTCTATTGCAGCGTTGCGATTTTAAAAAAGATTCTTCCAAAAGAGCAAGATTTCGATATACCTATAATAAGTGTTGGAAATCTCACAGTTGGCGGAAGTGGGAAAACGCCAATCGTTGCCGCACTGGCAAGAAGATATGACAAATGCGCAATAGTGCTTCGAGGGTTTCATAGACACAGCAAGGGACTACGTCTTGTCAGTAATGGCAAAAGTTTGCTATGTAATGCAAAAGAGTGCGGGGATGAAGCGGTAATGCTTGCGCAAATGGTCCCGAATGCAGTTGTTATCGTCTGCGAAAGAAGAGAAGAGGGGATCGAAAAAGCAAAAGGATTAGGCTGTAACGTTCTATTTTTAGATGATGCATTTCATAAACCCTACAAAAAGTTTGATATCCTTATCGATATTAAGACACCCAATAGGCTCTGTCTTCCAAGTGGTCCTTATAGGCTTCCAAGAGCGTTTTTGAAAAAGGCCGATTTGGTCGTTCAAGAAGAAAGAGATTTTTTGCGAAACGTTTGGATCAGCAATCCAAAGAAAAAGATGGTTTTATTAACGGCCATTGCCTAT
This region of Nitratiruptor sp. YY08-10 genomic DNA includes:
- a CDS encoding ABC transporter permease gives rise to the protein MEQVFFYLGYPFVQFFRMLEKFGTFILFQIKILPLFFKPPYRVKETLQQMDIIGVGSLFVIALTAIFTGLVEAIQLYHGFHKFSAEEFMGYTIFVSISKELGPVFGALMLVSRAVSAMTAELGTMRVTEQIDAIDTLAVDSKKYLIVPRVIATTLSTPILVIVFVFLGNIAAYLISVYALGVNPTSYKNTITTYLEFSDIGTGIIKAFVFGYLISIIGTYIGYFTRGGARGVGLSTTKSVVYAAMTVFVANYFLSTLFLYLDW
- the radA gene encoding DNA repair protein RadA; its protein translation is MAKKSIYECQHCGYQSAKWMGKCVNCGAWESFIEISHKDQKIQKKAQKSSLSQPKPITEIEKEKIHRISTGSEELDLVLGGGLVEGSLVLVGGSPGVGKSTLLLKTCANLAKSGKKVLYVSAEESASQIKMRADRIEANHPNLFLLNELILENIVSHLHTDSYDLLVIDSIQTIYSEEITTAPGTVSQVKAVTFELMRIAKSMKLPVFIIGHITKEGSIAGPRVLEHMVDTVLYFEGDSSKEIRMLRGFKNRFGSISEVGIFEMTQKGLMSAKNISKRFFQRGSSQIGSAATVVMEGSRPIILEVQALVAETGYPTPKRSTTGYDASRLTMLLALLEKKLDLPFNQYDVFVNIAGGIKIAETAADLAIVAAILSSFRNRPLSEETIFLGEVGLTGEIKDIMMLDNRLKEAASQGFTKAVVPSKPLQSIAIKTYAVRSVEQIIDWM
- the ftsY gene encoding signal recognition particle-docking protein FtsY, whose translation is MFGFIKKALKKTVENIEEHTPKKKYATPEEIEEILIEADVEYDLVEKIVNSLPNKVNRVALKNELLFLFKPAPVKEANVKPFVELILGVNGAGKTTTIAKLAYRYKQEGKSVILGAADTFRAAAIEQLTKWAHKLDVPIVATKQGHDPSAVAFDTIQKAKSKGIDHVLIDTAGRLHTQSNLAEELKKIVRVCSKAMEGAPHRKLLILDGTQGNSAINQAKAFHEMVGVDGIIVTKLDGTAKGGALLSISHEMALPILYVGTGEKMEDLTPFDPNEYVDTILDAIFV
- a CDS encoding thioredoxin-like domain-containing protein — protein: MQKFFLPLLIILLFLTGCTKKEEKQKKVSKEVEKPVIKETPPVYTFYDTSNHKRVVKIVDDKFIIPNGKNIEIFVFFATWCPSCKAEIPELNELYKTFQNRIDIIALPLDKKNLEEFIQENHMDYFVSRSVDHNLQFAQKVYAMLQAGANMPIPLTLILQDGKYYMHYIGAVPYEIFHSDIKKALGE
- a CDS encoding 5-formyltetrahydrofolate cyclo-ligase, whose protein sequence is MSSPKERFRNRCKEKLLQKPVSRKLHKMLQANLQFILDALNPNNMLVFMPMAHEPDLLGFFAHLRRKKNIFVPFMQGQSFKMVKFRLPIKRGKFGIKEPSNSFFETKIDIVLIPVIGVDGDFRRIGFGKGMYDRFMAALPYQPIVIFVQTKECLIKERICDTYDVRGDFLITPKKIYIRGDSDVGRDFSRKFCSNHKRRCRIFTVEKN
- the rny gene encoding ribonuclease Y produces the protein MWVEILVGSSAAIISGAAGYLLSKKIEKDKLKIYEEQARAKAKAIEHEAEKILQNAQVQVKEAELELKKDFEKKLEELKRDYDERFSELMEKEMSLKQMFKDELKHITLEKQEIKAEREEVNRLKNEYEELKKRYEEKYQEVLEALQQQAGLTLEEAKNLILQKAEEESRLEIANIVRKYEEEAKREAKRRANYIIAQATTRFAGEFAAERLINTVSIPSEDIKGRIIGKEGRNIKTLEMLLGVDIIIDDTPNAIILSSFNLYRRAIATKVIELLVEDGRIQPSRIEEIYEKVKEEFDQQLLEEGENIVIDLGIGPIHPEIVKLIGRLKFRASYGQNALGHSLEVAHLAGIMAAEMGGDEVMAKRAGLLHDIGKALTHEYSGSHVDLGAEICKRYKEPDVVINAIYAHHGHEEPRSIEAAAVCAADTLSAARPGARREVLEAFLKRVQAIEEIALSKPGVKKAYAINAGREVRVIVNAELVNDNEAVLLAKEIAKDIESGVQYPGEIKVNVIRENRAIEYAR